The following coding sequences are from one Triticum aestivum cultivar Chinese Spring chromosome 5A, IWGSC CS RefSeq v2.1, whole genome shotgun sequence window:
- the LOC123107457 gene encoding ethylene-responsive transcription factor ERF094-like has product MELPTGEHSYHHGYSISFSSGTPQYTHHQRAQARARADMEVDHQRLSFLMEATSITRKDDGSPPASAGDAGGDHSGGSEFMATPVAWPPLGLQGCSSGSCSAPESPFIGVRKRPWGKYAAEIRDSTRNGARVWLGTFDTPHAAALAYDQAAFSVRGPAAVLNFPVKLVQESLRALGIGGAAAAGDSPALALKRRHCIRKRNPKNKRKTGTTTAAAGADAASSLSACVLELEDLGADYLEELLTMSDL; this is encoded by the coding sequence ATGGAGCTACCTACAGGTGAACACTCCTACCACCACGGCTACTCTATTTCTTTCTCCTCCGGCACACCACAGTACACACATCATCAGCGTGCGCAAGCTCGAGCTCGTGCTGACATGGAGGTCGACCACCAGCGGTTGTCGTTCCTCATGGAAGCTACCTCCATCACCCGCAAGGACGACGGCTCACCTCCCGCCTCTGCAGGAGACGCGGGCGGCGACCACAGTGGAGGCAGCGAGTTCATGGCGACTCCTGTCGCGTGGCCGCCGCTGGGACTCCAGGGGTGCTCCAGTGGTTCATGCAGTGCGCCGGAGTCGCCGTTCATCGGGGTGCGGAAGCGGCCGTGGGGCAAGTACGCCGCCGAGATCCGGGACTCCACCCGCAACGGCGCCCGTGTTTGGCTTGGCACGTTCGACACTCCGCATGCCGCCGCGCTCGCCTACGACCAGGCCGCTTTCTCCGTGCGCGGCCCGGCCGCCGTGCTCAACTTCCCGGTCAAGCTTGTGCAGGAGTCGCTGCGCGCGCTCGGCATCGGCGGGGCCGCCGCCGCGGGGGACTCGCCTGCGCTCGCGCTGAAGCGCCGCCACTGCATCCGGAAGAGAAATCCCAAGAACAAGAGGAAGACGGGCACGACAACAGCGGCAGCGGGGGCCGATGCTGCATCGTCATTGTCAGCGTGCGTGCTGGAGCTGGAGGACCTTGGAGCCGACTACCTCGAGGAGCTGCTCACCATGTCGGATCTGTGA